A stretch of DNA from Pseudonocardia hierapolitana:
GGCGAACAGGGAGAGCGTCGCGATGAGGATGACGCCGAGCGCGCCGCCGAAGTACCCGCCGTACACCGCCGCGAGGAACACGGTGGGCAGCAGGGTGGCGAGCCGGTCCGGTGCACCGGGCGTGGGGGCCGTCCAGCGCCGGATCAACGGCTGCAACGCGAACACGGCGCTGGCCAGCAGCACCAGCACCGGTACGACCGCGTCGAACACCGCGCTGGGCAGCACCAGGAGAAGCGCGCAGCCGACCGCCGAGCCGGCGGCCGCCACCACCGAGGTGAGCACGGCGCGCCGTCCCTGTCCCTTCAGGTCGCGCCGGGCGCCCGTGACGATCCCGAGGTAGCCGGGCCACTGCGCGATCGAGTTCGTGACGTTGGCGGCGAGCGGCGGCAGACCCACCGCGAGCAGCGAGGGGAACACCAGCAGGGAGCCGCCGCCGGCAGCAGCGTTCACCGCCCCGGCCACCAGGCCGGCGACGAGGAGGAACGCCAGCGAGCCCGGCGACGCATCGATCACGAAGCCACGGTAATTGCGGCATGCAGCGGATCCCGCGATGCGCGGCCCGCGTCACGCGTGGCGCATGACACCGGAGCGGGCGGAGTATGGGGCCGTGTCCGACGGCGAGGAGAGCGGCGACGCGGTGTGCTGGCTCGGGATGCTGTGCCCCGAGTGCGGTGCCATGCCCAGCGAGGGAACGGACCGCTGCTGGAGGTGCGGCGCGGACCGGCAGACGGGCGAGGAACGCGACGCAACCTGAGAGGTCGGCGGCACGTCCTCAGGTATGACGCCCGAGGAGGCCGCCATGTCCCGCACCCTCCGCCACCTGCTGACCGTCGTGCTCGCCCTCACCGCCGTCGCGCTGCCCCTCCTGGCCGCCACGGTCGCCACACCCGTGCCCGTCGCCACGACGTCCTGCGCCACGCCGTGGGGCAGCACCCCCGAGTGGGTCATGCCGCTGGGCCGCGCCACGCTGACCGCCGTGCGCACCGGCCGGCACGACTGCTTCGACCGCGTCGTGTTCGACCTGGCCGGCCCCGCGGCCGGATACCGCGTGGAGTACGTGGACCAGGTGTTGCAGGACGGCTCCGGCGCCGTGCTCCCGGTGCCCGGCGGCGCCCGGCTGCTCGTGAACGTCAACCACCCGGCCTACGACGACGCGGGCCACCCGACGATCCGGCCGACGCCCACAGCCGGGCAGCAGGTCGCCGACGTGCGCGGCTACCGGACGCTGCGCTCCGTCGTCTACGGGAGCAGCTTCGAGGGCGCCACCACCTTCGGCGTCGGGGTCCGCGCGCAGCTCCCGTTCCGCGTGTTCACCGTCGACGGGTCCCGCGTCGTCGTCGACGTGGCGCACCGCTGGTCCTGAACCGTCCCGAGTAGACTGGCTGGGCGGACGAGCTGGCCGGGCGGCCGCGTCGACGGGCAACCGTCGCCGAGGAAAGTCCGGACTCCGCAGGGCAGGGTGGTTGTCAACGGCAACCCGGGGCGACCCGCGGGAAAGTGCCACAGAAAACAGACCGCCTCGCGCAACCGCGCGGGGTAAGGGTGAAACGGTGGTGTAAGAGACCACCAGCACCCCGGGTGACCGGGGTGGCTCGGTAAACCCCACCCGGAGCAAGGTCAAAAGGCTCCCGCGTGCGGGAGCTGCGCAGGCGTTCGAGGGCGGCCCGTCCGAGCCTGCGGGTAGACCGCTCGAGCCCGCCGGTGACGGCGGGCCTAGATGGATGGTCGCCGAACGGTGCGCCGCAAGGCGCCCGGGAACAGGATCCGGCTTACAGGCCAGCTCGTCCGCCCCACGCCTGTGAGCTGCGGATATGTCATCCGCTCTTGTTCTCGGGGCACACCGGGGGCCGCAGCAGTCGAGATCGCGGCGGCGATCGCGTCAGGGACGGTGTGCGCGGAGACCGTCGACAATTGGGGACCTGACCGTTCAACCGACTCGCCAGGGCTGAGTGACCTGCGATGCTGGCAGCGTGCTGTCGGACCACGCCGGGCCCATCGCCCACGGGTTCGGCTGGGGCGGCCACGTGCACGACATGGCCCTGGCAGCCCGGGGCGAGCAGGGTCGCGTCTGGCGGCTCACCACCGAGCGGGGAACCTACGCGGTCAAGGAGCTCATCGTCCGCCAGACGCCGGCCGATGTGGAGATGGACGTGGCCTTCCAGGAGGCCGTTCTCGCCGCCGGGTCGGTGACGATGCCGCAGCCGATCCGCACCGTCGACGGGGACGTCCTGCTCGAGGTGGCCGGGCAGCAGGTGAGGGCCTACACATGGGTCGACCTGCTGCCGACCGACCTGACCCTCGACTCCGCATCCGTCGGTGCGGCGCTCGCCGCCGTGCACCGCGTGCAGCACCTGCTGGCACGGCCGCTGCACCCTTGGTACTCCGAGCCGGTGGGGGAGGCGCGATGGGCCGATCTCCTGACGGCCGCGCAGGCCGCCCGCGCTCCCTTCGCCGAGGCGTTCCGTGCGGAGGTGCCTCACCTGCTGGCGCTGGAGGCCGTGTTGGAGGCGCCGAGCCGGCTGCAGAACTGCCACCGTGACCTCTGGGCCGACAACATGCTCCCGACCCCGGACGGCGCGATCTGCGTGATCGACTGGGAGAACTGCGGACTGGCGGATCCTTCGCAGGAGGTCCCCATGGCCCTGGTGGACTTCGGCGGCGACGACCAGCGCCGGATCGCCGCGCTCTACCGGGCGTACCTGGACAACGGTGGCCCTGGCCGGGTCAGCGGGCCGGGGTCGTTCACGATGGTGATCGCCCAGTTCGGCCACTTCTGGGAGTCGGCGGTTCGCACCTACGCCGCACCGGAGGCGACCGACGAGCAGCGGGCACACAGCGTGGACCGGGTTGCGGAGCTGCTGGACCGGCCGCTGCGGCCACACCACATCGAGGAGATGCTCGACACCCTGGCCGGGACTGCCCTGTCCGGCGGGTCGGAGCGCCTCCCAGGTGCAGGTCACCTCCATGCGTCCGACGATTGATCTGTCCGCTCCACGGGGCAGCCCTCCGCCCACGCCCGGAGATCGAGGGTCCGTATGGCAGCGCCGGCATGCCGGCCACACCATCCGCTCTTGTTCTCACGTGTTCGGTGCGAGGCTGGGCTCGTGACCGCCGCGCACACCGTGGTCCTGGTCGAGGGAGCCAGTGACGAGTCGGCCATCGAAGCGTTGGCCGAGCGCCGTGGCCGGAATCTGGCGGCCGAGGGCGTCTCCCTCGTGGCGATGGGCGGTGCCACGAACATCGGGACGTACGTCCGCAGGTTCGGCCCGTCCGGGCGCGGTCTCCGGCTGGCTGGTCTCTGCGACGCCGGGGAGGAAGGCGACTTCCGGAGGGGTCTCGAGCGCGGCGGTCTCGGGTCCGGTCCCCGTCGAAGCGATCTCGAGGCGCTCGGATTCTTCGTGTGCGTGGCCGACCTGGAAGACGAGCTGATCCGTGCCCTCGGCACGGCCGCGGTCGAGCGCGTCGTCGAGGCGGCGGGTGAGCTCGGCTCGTTCCGCACGCTCCAGAAGCAGCCCGCGTGGCGCTCGGGCACCACTCATGACCAGCTGCGCCGGTTCATGGGCTCGGGCGGTGGCCGCAAGATCCGCTACTCCGGCACGCTCGTCGCGGCGCTCGATCTCGACCGCGCCCCGCGGCCGCTGGACATGCTGCTGGCCCACCTGCTGGACCGGTGACGCGGATTCTCGGGATACCGATGGTGCTCGCGCTCGTGGGGTGAGGTGCCTCACGCGGCTGTCACAGCGACCCGTCCCGCGGGGTCTGGAGGTCGACTCCGAGCACACACGAAGGAGAAGTCGTGAACCTCGCACTGTGGATCGCCGCCGGACTGCTGGCCGCCGTCGCCCTCGCCGGCGGCATCAGCAAGACGTTCGTCCCGAAGGAGAAGTTGGCTGCGCACGAGGGCGGGCAATGGACCGCAGACGCCGGTGTCGGCTTCGTCAAGACCCTCGGGATCCTCGAGCTCCTGGCCGCGGTCGGCCTGATCCTGCCCGCCGTGCTCGGCATCGCACCGGTCATGGTGGCGGTGACCGCTGTCTGCTGGATCCTGCTCATGATCGGCGCGATGATCACCCATGGCCGATACGGCCAGTTCAAGCTCGTGCTGCTGAACGCGGTCTACCTCGCGCTCGCGGCCTTCGTCGCGTGGGGCCGCTTCGGCGTCGAGTCCTTCACCGCGTGACGACCACGAGCGTGTCTCCCGCGCTCCAAGAGCGTGTGCGTCCGAATGCCGGACTCGCCGTCCCAGGCGCACGACTCGCCGGTCGAAACGCCCGACTCGCGCGCACCCAGACCGCGACTCGCGCGCACCCAGACCGCGACGGGTCTCCGGGTCCTGGAGAAACCCTCAGGAGGTGGGGGCGAGGCCACGGGCGATGGCCCCGGTGACGGTCTCGATGTAGCGGGTGAGCTGATGGCCGCCGGGGTCGTAGCTGGGGTTGACCTCGGTGAGGACGATGGCGGCCAGGGCAGGCGCCCCGCAGAGGACGGCCAGCACCTCGCCTGCGGCGCGGAGCGAGATCCCGGTGCCGTAGTGGGGGAAGTTGGCGAGAGGTAGGTCGCGCGAGTCCACGGCGTCCACGTCGAAGTGGACGATCAGGCTCGACGCGTGGCTCTGCACCGCGGCCAATGCGGTCCGTGCACAACCGGCGGGATCGGCTCGGACCTGGTGATCGGCGAAGTGGACCAGCGCGGGACGATCGCGCAGCACGCCTGCGGCGTAGGTTTCAGGGTCGCTCTCGTCGTAGCCGAGGAGGGCGAGTCGTTCGTCGGTCAGCATCGGCGGGCCGGCACCCAGACGGGCCAGTTCGGTGTCGGCGAGCCCGAGCAGGTGGGCGATGCCCATGGCGTCGAGCACACCGCTCCCGGTCGTCTCCGGCGTTGCCAGGTCGGCGTCCCCGTCCAGGTAGAGCAGGCCGACGGCGGGATCCTGGCGCTGGGCGCCGGCCACCACGCCGAGGCTGATGGTGCAGTCGCCGCCGAGGATCAGCGGTAGTGCACCGCCGGCCAGTGCGTCGCCGACGGCATCGGCGACGGCCCGGGCGACTCGAACCACCGCGGCCAGGTTCCGGGCGTTCGAGCCCATGTCGTCGGCGACGAAGACCTCGTGCACCAGGTCCCCGCGGTCCTCGACGGTCACGCCTGCGGCGCGGAGCCGCTCGATCAACCCACCGGCGCGCAAGGCGGCAGGTGCCCGGTCCTGCCCGGCGTGATGCGTGCCGGCGCTGCTGGCAACTCCGATCACGGCCACCCGAGGACTCGTCACGATCGGCATTCTTCAACGCCGGAGGGCGATCGGCCATCAACGCGAGGCACGGCGGCAGCGCAGGTGCAGGAAGAACGGTCGCTGCGCCGCCCCGGCGAGCCGCGGTTCCGCCTCCAGCGTGGCCGCGTCCGGGCGCGGCTCCCGCAGTGCCTCGACGACGAACCCGGCCTGCTCGAGGGCGAGCGTGTAGTACTCCAACGGCCGGTCTATCGAGTCGAAGGTCATCGTCAGCCCGTTGGACTCGACGGAGTCCGCCGCGCGCTGGTGCTCGAAGTAGTCCACCAGTCGATCGGCGGGCCGGTTGAGCGGATGCACGATCGCGGCGCAGAGGAGTCCGTCCGGTTCCAGTACGCGGGCCGTCTCGGCGATCGCGGCCGCCGGGTCGTCCATGTCGTGCAGGCTCATGAACGCGACGACCAGGTCGACGGCGCCGTCGTCGAGCGGGATCGCGCAGGCGTCGGCCTCGAGCACGCGGTCGTAGCCGCCCGAGTCGCGGGCGAGCGCGGCGAGTGTGGGTGAGCTGTCGAGCCCGATGAGCCGGTACCCGGCGGGATTCAACAGCCGGCCCAGGCGACCCTCGCCGCAGCCCAGATCGAGGGTCAGCCGCCCCGGTGCGGGCAGCACCCGCTCGAACGCCGGCCAGTTGAGCCTCGTGAAGTGCACGTCGTGACCGGGGGTGCGGGCCCACGCCGGCCATTCGGTGGCCCGCCGCTCCCACGCTTCCTCGAGACGATCTCCCATCCGCCGTCCTCAGCGGCCGGTCCAGCGGGCCGGGCGCTTCTCCAGGAAGGCGGCCACGCCCTCGACGGCGTCGGCCGAGACACGGGCCCGGTCCCGGGCGAGGGCGGTCTCGGCCCATCCGTGCTCGTCGGCCGCCACATGGGCGGCCTCGATCGCGCGCAGTGTCTCCCGGACGGCGATCGGGGCCCTGTCGGCGATCCGCTCGGCGAGTGCGAGCGCCTCCTCGACGGCCTCGCCGGGCTCGGTCAGCCGGTTGACCAGGCCGAGCTCGTACGCCCGCCGGGCGGGCAGCGGGTCGCCGGTGAGGAGGAGCTCGCGGGCCACGTTGAGGGGCAGCGCCCGCGGTCCGCGGAACAGGCCGCCGCACTCGGCGATCAGGCCCAGCCCGACCTCGGGGAACGAGAACGTCGCCGAGCGCGAGGCCACGATCATCGTGGCGGACAGCGCGATCTCGAACCCGCCACCCGCCGCGACTCCCTCGACGGCCGCGATCAGGGGCTTGCGCATCCGACGGCCCGCGATCCCGTACGGCCCGCCCCGCTCGGTCGGCTCGCCTGCCCAGGCCCGGATGTCGGTGCCTGCCGAGAAGAAGTCCGGGCCGCCCGTGAGGACGGCGACGAACGCGCCTTCGTCGTCCTCGAAGTCGTTGAGCGCGTCGTCGAGCGCCGTGGTCAGGGCGCTGTCGAACGCGTTGCGCTTCGCCTGCCGGTCGAGGGTGAGCAGGTGCACCGCGTTCCGTCGCTCCACCCGCACCAGCACGGATCGACCCTAACGCCGCGAGCCCGATCGCGCGGGAGACGACCGGGCTCGCGACGCCTCGGGAGTCA
This window harbors:
- a CDS encoding sulfite exporter TauE/SafE family protein; the encoded protein is MIDASPGSLAFLLVAGLVAGAVNAAAGGGSLLVFPSLLAVGLPPLAANVTNSIAQWPGYLGIVTGARRDLKGQGRRAVLTSVVAAAGSAVGCALLLVLPSAVFDAVVPVLVLLASAVFALQPLIRRWTAPTPGAPDRLATLLPTVFLAAVYGGYFGGALGVILIATLSLFAHDTLVRLNALKGMLSLVVATVTVVYFAIGAPVDWLAVGTLAPTTLVGGYVGARVARRSPEAVLRAAVVLLGVTVGVYLLMTA
- a CDS encoding AMIN-like domain-containing (lipo)protein, whose translation is MSRTLRHLLTVVLALTAVALPLLAATVATPVPVATTSCATPWGSTPEWVMPLGRATLTAVRTGRHDCFDRVVFDLAGPAAGYRVEYVDQVLQDGSGAVLPVPGGARLLVNVNHPAYDDAGHPTIRPTPTAGQQVADVRGYRTLRSVVYGSSFEGATTFGVGVRAQLPFRVFTVDGSRVVVDVAHRWS
- a CDS encoding phosphotransferase enzyme family protein, which encodes MLSDHAGPIAHGFGWGGHVHDMALAARGEQGRVWRLTTERGTYAVKELIVRQTPADVEMDVAFQEAVLAAGSVTMPQPIRTVDGDVLLEVAGQQVRAYTWVDLLPTDLTLDSASVGAALAAVHRVQHLLARPLHPWYSEPVGEARWADLLTAAQAARAPFAEAFRAEVPHLLALEAVLEAPSRLQNCHRDLWADNMLPTPDGAICVIDWENCGLADPSQEVPMALVDFGGDDQRRIAALYRAYLDNGGPGRVSGPGSFTMVIAQFGHFWESAVRTYAAPEATDEQRAHSVDRVAELLDRPLRPHHIEEMLDTLAGTALSGGSERLPGAGHLHASDD
- a CDS encoding TOPRIM nucleotidyl transferase/hydrolase domain-containing protein, which produces MTAAHTVVLVEGASDESAIEALAERRGRNLAAEGVSLVAMGGATNIGTYVRRFGPSGRGLRLAGLCDAGEEGDFRRGLERGGLGSGPRRSDLEALGFFVCVADLEDELIRALGTAAVERVVEAAGELGSFRTLQKQPAWRSGTTHDQLRRFMGSGGGRKIRYSGTLVAALDLDRAPRPLDMLLAHLLDR
- a CDS encoding DoxX family protein — protein: MNLALWIAAGLLAAVALAGGISKTFVPKEKLAAHEGGQWTADAGVGFVKTLGILELLAAVGLILPAVLGIAPVMVAVTAVCWILLMIGAMITHGRYGQFKLVLLNAVYLALAAFVAWGRFGVESFTA
- a CDS encoding arginase family protein; the protein is MTSPRVAVIGVASSAGTHHAGQDRAPAALRAGGLIERLRAAGVTVEDRGDLVHEVFVADDMGSNARNLAAVVRVARAVADAVGDALAGGALPLILGGDCTISLGVVAGAQRQDPAVGLLYLDGDADLATPETTGSGVLDAMGIAHLLGLADTELARLGAGPPMLTDERLALLGYDESDPETYAAGVLRDRPALVHFADHQVRADPAGCARTALAAVQSHASSLIVHFDVDAVDSRDLPLANFPHYGTGISLRAAGEVLAVLCGAPALAAIVLTEVNPSYDPGGHQLTRYIETVTGAIARGLAPTS
- a CDS encoding class I SAM-dependent DNA methyltransferase, coding for MGDRLEEAWERRATEWPAWARTPGHDVHFTRLNWPAFERVLPAPGRLTLDLGCGEGRLGRLLNPAGYRLIGLDSSPTLAALARDSGGYDRVLEADACAIPLDDGAVDLVVAFMSLHDMDDPAAAIAETARVLEPDGLLCAAIVHPLNRPADRLVDYFEHQRAADSVESNGLTMTFDSIDRPLEYYTLALEQAGFVVEALREPRPDAATLEAEPRLAGAAQRPFFLHLRCRRASR
- a CDS encoding enoyl-CoA hydratase-related protein; this encodes MLVRVERRNAVHLLTLDRQAKRNAFDSALTTALDDALNDFEDDEGAFVAVLTGGPDFFSAGTDIRAWAGEPTERGGPYGIAGRRMRKPLIAAVEGVAAGGGFEIALSATMIVASRSATFSFPEVGLGLIAECGGLFRGPRALPLNVARELLLTGDPLPARRAYELGLVNRLTEPGEAVEEALALAERIADRAPIAVRETLRAIEAAHVAADEHGWAETALARDRARVSADAVEGVAAFLEKRPARWTGR